One part of the Vibrio palustris genome encodes these proteins:
- a CDS encoding methyl-accepting chemotaxis protein yields MFQLKHVKVGRKFTILIGASLLGFIILLFMSATVLERDLKAERKDQLKSIIEGTVSQMQYLSDTYPEKQAKEMAKHLIDRFRYSDGDYIYVLNSSREVLVHPDSALIGQKMGESGSNTGSIAFWQKVVSMGDGGKSGTIEYQWPAPDGTFSEKVAYVQGFAPWGWVVSTGILIDDINAVVYTQILYMVVVAFIAMLAMITLGIVIRRSIVNPLHIIMDTMKTISKGNMTARVDYDGRDEIGMLGRGINDSISDLHMALVKSVESASSVSAASIRIASSAEETSQAVNSQQHQLSNLATAMNEMSATVSEVARHAEDTAEDTQSATQEANTGNKDVNSSVDSIRALTNELELANTKVNELKEGVMEISEVTAVISGISEQTNLLALNAAIEAARAGEQGRGFAVVADEVRNLASRTHHSTDEIQTTITRLQQLAVASVSSMEASQKLAYSSVERAENAGKDLGLIVTHIQKVNDNAAQIATAAEEQSVVAEDMNKNVSSINDSSSEMSTAANYLAKESEQLAGLSRQLDDELKHFIL; encoded by the coding sequence ATGTTTCAGCTTAAACATGTGAAGGTTGGACGAAAGTTCACCATATTAATCGGAGCCAGTTTACTGGGATTTATTATACTTCTCTTCATGTCTGCAACAGTATTAGAACGTGACTTAAAAGCCGAACGAAAAGATCAGTTAAAATCCATTATCGAAGGTACGGTTTCACAAATGCAGTATCTCAGTGACACATATCCAGAAAAACAAGCGAAGGAAATGGCCAAACACCTCATCGATAGGTTTCGATACTCTGATGGTGACTATATCTATGTGCTCAATAGCAGTAGAGAAGTATTGGTCCATCCAGACTCAGCATTAATCGGCCAAAAAATGGGAGAATCTGGTTCGAATACAGGCTCTATAGCGTTTTGGCAAAAAGTCGTTTCAATGGGAGATGGTGGGAAAAGTGGCACGATTGAATATCAATGGCCCGCCCCCGATGGCACCTTTTCAGAAAAAGTGGCTTATGTCCAAGGATTTGCACCTTGGGGTTGGGTTGTATCGACAGGAATACTCATTGACGATATAAATGCTGTCGTTTATACACAAATTTTATATATGGTCGTCGTGGCGTTTATCGCTATGCTCGCAATGATCACACTAGGGATCGTGATTCGCCGCTCAATTGTCAATCCGTTGCATATTATTATGGATACGATGAAAACCATTTCAAAAGGCAATATGACCGCGCGAGTTGATTATGACGGCCGTGATGAAATCGGTATGCTTGGCCGCGGAATTAATGACAGTATCAGCGATTTGCATATGGCGTTGGTAAAATCTGTGGAATCTGCCTCATCGGTCTCTGCTGCGTCAATACGGATTGCGTCTAGTGCCGAAGAAACCAGTCAAGCGGTGAATAGCCAACAACATCAATTGAGTAACCTAGCCACCGCTATGAATGAAATGAGTGCTACAGTATCTGAAGTTGCCCGCCACGCCGAAGACACGGCAGAAGATACGCAAAGTGCGACCCAAGAAGCCAATACGGGTAATAAAGATGTGAATTCGAGTGTGGATAGTATTCGAGCATTAACCAATGAACTCGAGCTGGCCAATACCAAAGTGAATGAGCTAAAAGAAGGCGTCATGGAAATCAGTGAAGTCACTGCTGTGATCAGTGGCATTTCAGAGCAAACCAATTTGTTAGCATTAAATGCCGCTATTGAAGCCGCTCGTGCTGGCGAGCAAGGCCGTGGTTTTGCTGTCGTGGCCGATGAAGTACGCAACTTAGCCAGTCGCACTCACCACTCCACCGATGAAATTCAAACAACCATTACTCGCTTACAACAGTTAGCAGTTGCGTCAGTGAGTTCGATGGAAGCGAGTCAAAAACTTGCATACTCCAGTGTCGAACGAGCAGAAAATGCAGGTAAAGATTTAGGTTTAATCGTCACGCACATTCAAAAAGTGAACGATAATGCGGCGCAAATTGCCACCGCCGCGGAAGAACAAAGTGTGGTCGCAGAAGATATGAATAAAAACGTGAGTAGTATTAATGACTCCTCATCTGAAATGTCGACCGCAGCGAATTATCTTGCTAAGGAAAGTGAGCAATTAGCCGGACTATCACGACAATTAGATGATGAATTGAAACACTTCATCTTATGA
- a CDS encoding CinA family nicotinamide mononucleotide deamidase-related protein, which produces MLKVAMLSTGEEVLHGDIVDTNAAWLGRECFHHGFALCKRSTVGDAKQDLVEELTMLAFNCDVVIVNGGLGPTTDDLSAEAASEAADSPLVLFDSWVETMRAYFSSRNKTMPESNIKQARLPDGAQIIVNPIGTACGFKMKIHDCWFYFTPGVPSEFKRMVTEQVLPDLKTMYPDQVGEECSYFYTFGSSESGIADRLDKLQLPQGYSLGYRSYLPFIEVKLFGPKADNERRLKVAKLIFQHIEQHIVSIDQPMLEHLGQLVASKGLHLSIAEQSTKGWLSHWLMSNTDIEARSGHSWILSHDVESNLGESDGLAPVFALAGATKDKCGTELALVTGPLSADGQFSLALSAPEGEWGQIFRFTREYSADEQKIVIGTLLADMLRRYLSGKPVLTQCGGAKEIKALFIPASALN; this is translated from the coding sequence ATGCTGAAAGTAGCAATGTTAAGCACGGGCGAAGAAGTGTTACATGGCGATATTGTGGATACCAACGCCGCTTGGTTAGGACGTGAATGTTTTCATCATGGTTTTGCTTTGTGTAAACGTTCAACCGTAGGTGATGCCAAACAAGATTTGGTTGAAGAGCTCACCATGCTGGCTTTTAATTGTGACGTCGTTATTGTGAATGGTGGTTTGGGTCCAACGACAGATGACTTGAGTGCGGAAGCGGCATCAGAAGCCGCAGACAGCCCCTTGGTCTTGTTTGACTCTTGGGTTGAAACAATGCGTGCTTATTTTAGCTCACGTAATAAGACAATGCCGGAGAGCAATATTAAGCAGGCTAGGCTGCCCGATGGGGCACAAATTATCGTTAACCCAATAGGAACGGCATGTGGATTTAAAATGAAAATCCATGATTGTTGGTTCTATTTTACGCCGGGTGTACCCAGTGAGTTTAAGCGAATGGTTACAGAGCAAGTACTCCCTGATCTGAAAACCATGTACCCGGATCAAGTCGGTGAAGAGTGCAGTTATTTTTATACCTTTGGTTCGTCTGAATCCGGTATCGCGGATCGTCTAGATAAGCTGCAGTTACCACAAGGGTATTCGCTTGGCTATCGTTCGTACTTGCCATTTATCGAAGTGAAACTCTTTGGGCCCAAGGCGGATAATGAACGCCGCTTAAAAGTGGCTAAACTGATTTTTCAGCATATAGAACAGCATATAGTGAGTATTGATCAGCCTATGTTGGAACATCTTGGTCAATTGGTTGCAAGTAAAGGGCTGCATCTCTCTATTGCGGAGCAATCGACTAAAGGCTGGTTGTCTCATTGGTTGATGAGTAATACTGACATAGAAGCACGCAGTGGGCATAGCTGGATATTGAGTCACGATGTTGAATCGAATTTAGGTGAAAGTGATGGCCTGGCGCCTGTGTTTGCGTTAGCCGGAGCGACGAAAGATAAGTGTGGTACTGAGCTTGCGTTGGTGACTGGCCCCTTGTCTGCTGACGGGCAGTTCTCTTTGGCACTGTCTGCCCCTGAAGGAGAATGGGGACAAATTTTCCGCTTTACTCGTGAGTATTCTGCTGACGAACAAAAGATCGTGATAGGAACACTGCTAGCGGATATGCTAAGACGTTATTTATCAGGGAAACCTGTCTTAACTCAATGCGGCGGAGCGAAGGAAATTAAAGCGTTATTCATTCCGGCAAGTGCGTTAAATTAA
- a CDS encoding 30S ribosomal protein S6 modification protein — MFNQSKILVWYAVSNQKVLLGEVLSHSGYDMASLWRGIPFYQDEKGDLGYRLSLFDADGREIGAKAVSSVFVEDFLLDVKKARV, encoded by the coding sequence ATGTTTAATCAATCAAAAATATTAGTTTGGTATGCAGTATCGAATCAAAAAGTACTGTTAGGTGAAGTGCTTAGCCATAGTGGTTATGATATGGCATCTCTTTGGCGAGGCATTCCCTTTTACCAAGATGAGAAGGGAGATCTTGGCTATCGGTTATCACTATTTGACGCTGATGGGCGAGAGATTGGTGCGAAAGCCGTTTCTAGCGTTTTTGTCGAAGATTTTCTATTAGATGTAAAAAAAGCCAGAGTGTAA
- the yfaE gene encoding class I ribonucleotide reductase maintenance protein YfaE, translated as MATVKINKQLIIESNTSDTLLETFEKAGLEPEYNCRDGHCGACRCRLTSGSVEYVGFAMAFLEPGEVLPCISKAKTALELDEVNYQPKSKFA; from the coding sequence ATGGCGACGGTCAAAATCAACAAACAATTAATTATTGAATCGAACACTTCAGACACATTGCTGGAAACGTTTGAAAAAGCTGGGTTAGAACCAGAATACAATTGTCGAGATGGGCACTGCGGTGCGTGTCGCTGTCGGCTAACAAGTGGGTCAGTCGAGTATGTTGGTTTTGCCATGGCATTTCTAGAGCCTGGCGAAGTGCTGCCTTGCATTAGTAAGGCCAAAACAGCACTAGAATTGGACGAGGTCAATTACCAACCTAAGTCAAAATTCGCTTAG
- the nrdB gene encoding class Ia ribonucleoside-diphosphate reductase subunit beta, whose translation MAYSTFTQTKNNQLKEPMFLGQPVNVARYDQQKYEIFEKLIEKQLSFFWRPEEVDVSSDRIDYAKLPEHEKHIFISNLKYQTLLDSIQGRSPNVALLPLVSLPELETWIETWSFSETIHSRSYTHIIRNIVNDPALVFDDIVENEYIIKRAGDISKYYDELIALSNDYHRYGEGTHTINGEDVTITLNGLKKQLYLCLMSVNALEAIRFYVSFACSFAFAERELMEGNAKIIKLIARDEALHLTGTQHMLNLLRNGMDDFSFLQIAEEAKQECFDIFKEAAEQEKEWAEYLFKDGSMIGLNKDILCQYVEYITNIRMQAVGLEAAYPEATTNPIPWINAWLSSDNVQVAPQEAEISSYLVGQIDNQVSSGDFEGFEL comes from the coding sequence ATGGCTTACAGTACTTTTACGCAAACTAAAAACAACCAATTGAAAGAACCCATGTTTTTAGGTCAACCTGTCAACGTGGCGCGCTATGACCAACAAAAATATGAGATTTTCGAAAAGCTAATCGAAAAGCAATTATCATTCTTCTGGCGTCCAGAAGAAGTCGATGTATCCTCCGATCGTATCGATTACGCAAAGCTACCTGAGCACGAAAAACATATTTTTATTTCTAATTTGAAATACCAAACATTGTTAGATTCTATTCAAGGTCGTAGTCCAAACGTGGCGCTACTCCCATTAGTATCATTACCAGAATTAGAAACATGGATTGAGACTTGGTCATTCTCAGAAACCATTCACTCACGTTCATATACGCACATCATTCGTAATATCGTTAATGATCCAGCACTGGTTTTCGATGACATCGTCGAAAACGAATACATTATTAAGCGTGCAGGCGATATTTCGAAATATTACGATGAGTTGATTGCCCTTTCGAATGACTATCATCGTTATGGTGAAGGCACACATACGATCAATGGCGAAGATGTCACCATCACGCTTAACGGCCTGAAAAAACAACTTTACCTATGCTTGATGTCGGTAAATGCCCTAGAAGCCATTCGTTTCTATGTCAGCTTTGCTTGTTCTTTTGCGTTTGCAGAACGTGAGTTGATGGAAGGTAACGCGAAAATCATTAAGTTAATTGCTCGTGATGAAGCACTCCACTTAACGGGTACGCAGCATATGTTGAACTTACTGCGCAACGGTATGGATGACTTCTCGTTCCTACAAATTGCGGAAGAAGCAAAACAAGAATGTTTTGATATCTTTAAAGAAGCAGCAGAACAAGAAAAAGAATGGGCTGAGTACTTGTTCAAAGATGGCTCAATGATAGGCCTTAATAAAGATATTTTATGTCAGTACGTCGAATATATTACCAATATTCGTATGCAAGCTGTTGGTCTAGAAGCGGCATACCCAGAAGCAACAACTAACCCAATTCCATGGATCAACGCCTGGTTGTCTTCTGATAACGTACAAGTTGCCCCACAAGAAGCAGAAATCAGTTCTTATCTGGTTGGCCAAATTGACAATCAAGTCAGTTCTGGTGACTTTGAGGGCTTTGAACTGTAA
- the nrdA gene encoding class 1a ribonucleoside-diphosphate reductase subunit alpha, whose product MNQELTVTKRDGRTEKINLDKIHRVITWAAEGLTNVSVSQVELRAHIQFYEGITTSDIHETIIKSAADLISEESPDYQYLAARLAIFHLRKKAYGDYQPPRLFDQVSKMVALGKYDNHLMEDYTEEEFDLLDSYIDHDRDLNFSYAAVKQLEGKYFVQNRVTGQIYESAQFLYMLVAACLFENYPKETRLDYIKRFYDATSTFKISLPTPIMSGVRTPTRQFSSCVLIECGDSLDSINATASSIVRYVSQRAGIGINAGRIRALGSEIRGGEAFHTGCIPFYKYFQTSVKCCSQGGVRGGAATVFYPLWHGESQSLLVLKNNRGVEENRVRHMDYGVQLNKLMYQRLVDGGNITLFSPSDVPGLYDAFFQDQAEFERLYVQYENDPAIKKESVKAVDLFSLLMQERASTGRIYIQNVDHCNTHSPFDERVAPVRQSNLCLEIALPTKPLSNVEDDEGEIALCTLSAFNLGEIKSLDDFEELSDLVVRALDSLLDYQDYPLPAARVSTMNRRTLGVGVINYAYYLAKNGVKYSDDSALALTHRTFEAMQYYLLKASLELAKERGRCPSFHETTYAQGKLPIDTYKQDLDALCDESLHYDWDTLRQDIMTHGLRNSTLTALMPSETSSQISNATNGIEPPRGYVSVKASKDGILKQVVPEYSKYKDNYELLWNIRGNDGYLHLVGVMQKFIDQSISANTNYDPSVYGSGKVPMKQLLKDLLTAYKYGVKTLYYHNTRDGASDAQNDAVQPQDDDCAGGGCKI is encoded by the coding sequence ATGAACCAAGAACTCACTGTCACAAAACGTGATGGCCGTACAGAAAAGATCAATTTAGATAAGATTCACCGCGTAATCACATGGGCGGCAGAAGGTTTAACTAATGTGTCAGTTTCTCAAGTAGAACTCCGTGCTCATATTCAGTTCTATGAAGGCATCACCACTTCTGATATTCATGAAACCATCATAAAATCTGCAGCCGATCTGATCTCTGAAGAGAGCCCAGATTATCAATATCTAGCTGCGCGTCTCGCCATTTTCCATTTACGTAAAAAAGCGTATGGCGATTACCAACCACCTCGTCTTTTCGATCAAGTATCGAAAATGGTGGCGCTTGGTAAATACGATAATCACTTGATGGAAGATTACACAGAAGAAGAATTTGATCTTCTCGACTCCTATATTGATCACGACCGCGATCTTAATTTTTCTTACGCGGCAGTGAAACAATTAGAAGGCAAATATTTCGTACAAAATCGCGTTACTGGTCAAATTTATGAAAGCGCGCAATTCTTGTACATGCTGGTTGCAGCCTGCTTATTTGAAAACTACCCAAAAGAAACTCGTCTGGATTACATCAAGCGTTTTTATGATGCAACGTCGACGTTTAAGATCTCCCTACCAACACCGATTATGTCTGGAGTGCGTACTCCAACACGTCAATTTAGTTCATGTGTTCTCATTGAATGTGGCGATAGCCTTGATTCCATCAATGCAACAGCAAGCTCAATTGTTCGTTACGTATCACAGCGTGCTGGTATTGGTATTAATGCGGGTCGTATTCGTGCTCTAGGGTCTGAAATTCGCGGTGGTGAAGCTTTCCACACGGGTTGTATTCCATTTTATAAATACTTCCAAACCTCAGTGAAATGTTGTTCACAAGGTGGGGTTCGTGGCGGCGCAGCGACTGTTTTTTACCCTCTATGGCATGGTGAATCTCAATCGCTCCTAGTATTAAAAAATAACCGCGGTGTAGAAGAAAACCGAGTTCGTCATATGGATTACGGGGTGCAGCTTAATAAACTTATGTACCAACGTTTGGTTGATGGCGGGAATATTACCCTATTCTCTCCATCCGATGTTCCAGGTTTGTACGATGCGTTCTTCCAAGATCAAGCAGAGTTTGAGCGTTTGTACGTTCAATACGAAAATGATCCTGCAATCAAGAAAGAAAGCGTAAAGGCAGTTGATTTGTTCTCATTGCTCATGCAAGAGCGTGCATCAACAGGTCGTATTTATATTCAGAACGTCGACCACTGTAATACACACAGCCCATTCGATGAGCGTGTTGCACCAGTACGTCAATCTAACTTATGTTTAGAAATTGCACTGCCGACTAAACCGCTCTCGAACGTAGAAGATGACGAAGGTGAAATCGCACTGTGTACACTGTCTGCGTTTAACCTTGGTGAAATTAAATCTCTTGATGATTTTGAAGAACTCTCTGACTTAGTGGTTCGTGCGTTAGATTCATTGCTCGATTACCAAGATTACCCACTACCTGCGGCGCGTGTGTCAACCATGAACCGTCGTACTCTTGGGGTTGGTGTCATCAACTATGCGTACTATCTCGCGAAGAACGGCGTGAAATATTCAGATGACAGTGCACTCGCTCTGACTCACCGTACATTTGAAGCCATGCAGTATTACTTGCTTAAAGCATCTTTGGAACTTGCAAAAGAGCGCGGTCGTTGCCCATCGTTCCACGAGACAACGTATGCACAGGGTAAACTGCCAATCGACACGTACAAGCAAGATCTTGATGCACTATGCGACGAGTCATTGCATTACGACTGGGATACGCTGCGTCAAGACATCATGACGCACGGTCTACGTAACTCAACACTGACGGCATTAATGCCATCTGAGACATCATCACAAATCTCAAATGCAACTAATGGTATTGAACCACCACGTGGTTATGTGTCAGTTAAAGCCTCAAAAGATGGTATTTTAAAACAAGTCGTTCCTGAGTACAGTAAGTACAAAGACAACTACGAGCTATTGTGGAATATCCGTGGTAATGATGGGTATTTACATCTCGTCGGTGTGATGCAGAAATTTATTGATCAATCTATTTCAGCGAATACAAACTACGACCCTAGCGTTTATGGTTCTGGTAAAGTACCGATGAAGCAATTATTGAAAGATCTGCTTACCGCGTATAAATACGGTGTCAAAACACTGTACTACCATAATACTCGCGATGGTGCGTCTGACGCCCAGAATGATGCGGTACAACCTCAAGATGATGATTGTGCTGGCGGTGGTTGTAAGATTTAA
- the ubiG gene encoding bifunctional 2-polyprenyl-6-hydroxyphenol methylase/3-demethylubiquinol 3-O-methyltransferase UbiG produces the protein MTQSQNVDPLEIKKFEDMASRWWDLNGEFKPLHQINPLRLNYVMDKANGLFGKTVLDVGCGGGILAESMAKEGAEVTGLDMGKEPLEVARLHALETGTSLSYIQSTIEDHANTHANHYDVVTCMEMLEHVPDPQSVISACCTLVKPDGHVFFSTLNRNFKSYLFAIVGAEKILKIVPNNTHDHNKFIRPSELMKMIDQTQLQSHGITGLLYNPLTDTYRLGRKVDVNYIVHTRASS, from the coding sequence ATGACACAATCACAGAATGTTGATCCACTCGAAATCAAAAAGTTTGAAGATATGGCTTCACGTTGGTGGGACTTAAATGGTGAATTTAAACCATTGCATCAGATTAACCCACTGAGATTAAACTATGTGATGGATAAAGCGAACGGCCTATTTGGAAAAACTGTCCTCGACGTTGGCTGTGGCGGCGGTATTCTTGCTGAAAGCATGGCCAAAGAAGGCGCCGAGGTCACCGGTTTAGACATGGGTAAAGAGCCCTTAGAAGTCGCGCGTTTACACGCACTCGAAACAGGGACGAGTCTATCCTATATTCAAAGTACGATTGAAGATCATGCCAACACCCACGCGAATCATTATGACGTCGTCACATGTATGGAGATGCTAGAACATGTACCAGATCCACAATCTGTGATCAGTGCGTGTTGCACACTCGTTAAACCTGACGGACATGTGTTTTTCTCTACATTGAACCGTAACTTTAAATCGTATTTATTCGCCATCGTTGGCGCTGAAAAAATCTTAAAGATCGTTCCCAACAACACCCATGATCATAATAAGTTTATTCGCCCATCAGAGCTAATGAAGATGATCGACCAAACCCAATTACAATCACACGGTATTACGGGCTTACTCTATAATCCATTGACTGATACTTATCGCTTAGGTCGTAAGGTCGATGTGAACTATATTGTGCATACGCGCGCATCATCGTAG
- the gyrA gene encoding DNA topoisomerase (ATP-hydrolyzing) subunit A — protein MSDLAKEITPINIEDELRGSYLDYAMSVIVGRALPDVRDGLKPVHRRVLFAMNVLGNDWNKPYKKSARVVGDVIGKYHPHGDTAVYDTIVRMAQPFSLRYMLVDGQGNFGSIDGDSAAAMRYTEVRMAKMAHELLADLDKETVDYVDNYDGTERIPAVLPTKIPNLLVNGASGIAVGMATNIPPHNLNEVVSGCLAYIDNEDITIDELMEYIPGPDFPTAAMISGRKGIVDAYKTGRGKVYMRSKADIEADKHGRETIIVTEIPYQVNKARLIEKIAELVKDKKVEGISALRDESDKEGMRIVIECKRDAVGEVVLNNLYTNTQLQTTFGINMVALNEGQPQLFNLKDMLKCFVNHRREVVTRRTVYELRKARDRAHILEGLALALANIDEVIELIRQAATPAEAKTGLISRGWELGHVASMLERAGDEGTARPAWLEPEFGIRDGMYYLTEQQAQAILELRLHRLTGLEHEKILEEYKGLLDQIAEYLHILASTERLMEVIREELEIVRDNFGDERRTEITAASHDIDMEELIARENVVVTLSHEGYVKYQILSDYEAQRRGGRGKSATRMKDEDFIERLLVANTHDNILCFSTRGKAYRLKVYQLPHATRTARGKPIVNILPLEPEERITAILPVSEYSEDHYIFMATSDGTVKKTSLDQFSNVRKNGLIAVNLREEDSLIGVDITHGDNDIMLFSASGKVVRFNESQVRAMGRTASGVRGMKLPEGDHVKSLIVPHTDGDILTVTQNGYGKRTQLAEYPAKSRATQGVVSIKVSERNGPVIGAVQADERDEFMMITNAGTLVRTRVDEVSQVGRNTQGVTLIRTSEGEDVVALQRIEEIAEEDLPLEEGEESTSETQSDSVDESVEGAENADTTTDTQSEANDDESEID, from the coding sequence ATGAGCGATCTTGCTAAAGAGATCACGCCCATCAATATTGAGGACGAGCTTCGCGGTTCTTACCTCGACTACGCGATGTCAGTCATCGTCGGTCGTGCTCTTCCTGATGTGCGTGATGGCCTAAAACCAGTACACCGTCGTGTGTTATTTGCAATGAATGTACTGGGAAATGACTGGAATAAACCTTATAAAAAATCTGCTCGTGTGGTAGGTGACGTAATCGGTAAATATCACCCGCATGGTGATACAGCCGTCTATGACACTATCGTGCGTATGGCTCAACCTTTCTCACTTCGTTACATGCTGGTTGATGGCCAAGGTAACTTTGGTTCGATCGATGGTGACTCGGCTGCGGCAATGCGTTATACGGAAGTGCGTATGGCGAAAATGGCTCACGAGCTGTTAGCCGATCTCGATAAAGAAACCGTCGATTATGTTGATAACTATGACGGTACGGAACGTATTCCAGCGGTGCTACCGACTAAAATTCCTAACTTACTAGTTAATGGTGCGTCGGGTATCGCAGTTGGTATGGCAACCAATATTCCACCTCATAACTTAAATGAAGTCGTGAGTGGCTGTCTTGCTTATATTGATAATGAAGACATCACCATTGACGAATTGATGGAATATATTCCTGGGCCTGACTTCCCAACGGCTGCGATGATCAGTGGTCGTAAAGGTATTGTGGATGCATACAAAACAGGACGCGGTAAAGTTTACATGCGTTCTAAAGCGGATATCGAAGCTGACAAACATGGTCGTGAAACCATAATTGTTACCGAAATTCCATACCAAGTGAACAAAGCGCGTTTGATTGAAAAAATCGCCGAGCTTGTAAAAGACAAAAAAGTCGAAGGTATCAGCGCACTGCGTGATGAATCCGACAAAGAAGGTATGCGTATTGTCATCGAGTGTAAGCGCGATGCGGTCGGTGAAGTGGTACTAAACAACCTTTACACCAATACGCAGTTGCAAACCACTTTTGGCATTAACATGGTGGCGTTGAACGAAGGCCAACCTCAGCTGTTTAACTTAAAAGATATGCTGAAGTGTTTCGTTAACCACCGCCGTGAAGTGGTCACGCGTCGTACGGTTTACGAATTACGTAAAGCCCGCGACCGTGCGCACATCTTGGAAGGTTTGGCTCTGGCATTAGCGAATATCGATGAAGTGATTGAGCTTATTCGCCAAGCTGCGACACCGGCTGAAGCGAAAACTGGCTTAATTTCTCGCGGTTGGGAACTGGGTCATGTTGCAAGCATGCTTGAGCGTGCTGGTGACGAAGGCACTGCTCGCCCTGCATGGTTAGAGCCAGAGTTTGGTATTCGTGATGGTATGTATTACCTCACTGAGCAACAAGCTCAAGCGATTCTTGAATTACGCTTACACCGTTTAACGGGTCTAGAGCACGAAAAAATTCTCGAAGAGTACAAGGGTCTATTGGATCAAATCGCTGAGTACTTACATATTCTTGCGAGTACTGAACGCTTGATGGAAGTGATTCGCGAAGAACTGGAAATTGTCCGTGACAATTTCGGTGATGAACGTCGCACGGAAATTACCGCGGCGAGCCATGACATTGACATGGAAGAGCTGATTGCCCGTGAAAACGTTGTTGTGACGTTGTCACATGAAGGCTATGTGAAATACCAAATCCTGAGTGATTACGAGGCGCAACGCCGTGGTGGTCGTGGTAAGAGCGCTACGCGTATGAAAGACGAAGACTTTATCGAACGTCTGTTGGTTGCCAACACTCATGATAATATCTTGTGTTTCTCAACACGAGGTAAAGCATATCGCTTGAAAGTATATCAATTGCCGCATGCAACGCGTACGGCGCGTGGTAAGCCGATTGTGAATATTTTGCCACTTGAACCAGAGGAGCGTATTACTGCGATTCTGCCAGTGAGTGAGTATTCTGAAGATCATTATATCTTCATGGCAACCAGTGACGGTACGGTTAAGAAAACCTCGTTGGATCAGTTCTCAAATGTACGTAAGAACGGTTTGATTGCGGTTAATCTTCGTGAAGAAGATTCGTTGATTGGTGTAGATATTACCCATGGCGATAACGACATTATGTTGTTCTCAGCATCGGGTAAAGTGGTACGCTTTAACGAGAGCCAAGTACGTGCGATGGGACGTACTGCATCCGGTGTGCGTGGTATGAAATTACCTGAAGGCGATCATGTGAAGTCATTGATTGTGCCACATACCGACGGTGATATTCTGACGGTGACACAAAATGGTTACGGTAAACGTACTCAGCTTGCCGAATATCCAGCGAAGAGCCGAGCTACACAAGGTGTGGTTTCTATCAAAGTGTCTGAGCGTAATGGTCCGGTTATCGGTGCTGTTCAAGCAGATGAGCGTGATGAGTTCATGATGATCACCAATGCGGGCACGTTAGTGCGCACGCGTGTTGATGAAGTCAGTCAAGTGGGTCGTAATACCCAAGGCGTAACCTTGATTCGTACTTCTGAAGGCGAAGATGTGGTTGCACTACAGCGTATCGAAGAAATTGCTGAAGAAGACTTACCGCTAGAAGAGGGTGAAGAGTCAACCAGTGAGACGCAAAGTGATAGTGTGGATGAGAGTGTTGAAGGCGCAGAAAATGCGGATACAACAACTGACACGCAATCTGAAGCAAACGATGATGAATCAGAGATTGATTAA